TACTACGTCCACTTGGCCGTCGCGCACGGCTGCGTTCTCTAGGTCGTGACTGAAGATGTAACTGGCAGTGGAGTCTTCCCAGGGCATATTGGTCCCTGTCCAGCCTCTGGTCTCGAAACGTGACAAGGACGTGTATATATTCGGCTCTTCTTTTTTGTTCTTAGCTGACGACAGTGACACACGCGCCCACCCGAGCACAAaagtggaagaagaagaaggagtagGCCGCAAGGACGCTCCTGCATACCTTTTCTTTTCCATATCTACCTCCAGGCTCCAGTCCACCAAGGAAACATTCTTCTTCCCCTTCGCTTTTCTAGAAAACGAACTAGCTTCCAGGAAGGAAACTTGGCGCCCACAATTCTTCCATTCCATATATTGCCCTAGCAAACTTGGATGCCAAGGAAGAAGTCACGCAGCTTCCCCCTCCAGAGCCGCTTTACAATCTGAAACAAAACAATAATCAGTAACCAGCTCAAAACGTGTGTGATTCAGAGGATAAAAGCTGTAACCAATATATCAAAGAATCGATACTGGGAGTATCACATGCTGGTACAGTGGTGCAATGTCCAGACAGACCTTCTGAATCTCCATGGTGATAGTAGTATTCTGCTAGTATAATACATCGGCAGATTTATTCACGCCTCCTCTCCCTTTCAGAGGAAGACATCATATCCTCAGCCAATCAACCAACGAGTCAGCAAGTGCTTCACAATTCAGACTTTGTCAACAATTTACCATACAGAGATCCTAGGGGAATTAATTAACACAGGCATTGAAATTACGCCATAATGTGATGCTACCTTTTGCAAAGTAGGACCAAACCGTGTGTCTGTATGAGGTCGGTTTGGAACACCATGCTTAGATTATTCAGACCAGTTCCTTTCAGAGTAAGACATCACTCGGTCAACCACCTAACCTCACACTCCACTGCCTATAAAAACAATACACACACACCCCCAGCTCCCCACCTCAGTTCCTCGCAAAAGAGAGGCAGCCTCATTTCCTCACACTGCTACTCCACACCTAGGAGAACACAGGGCAACAAAAAAACAGAGCCCTCAACACAGCAGGCCAGTCCTCTCAACCCCCACCCTCACACAGAGAGAGAAATGGCGTCTTATGACAAGACCATCGCCACGGCGGCCTCCCTGGCAGCCTCCCTCATGCTCGTCCGCGGCCTCGCGAATGAGCTGCTGCCGTCCGAGGTGCGCGAGGCCCTCTCCGACCTCCTCGCCAGCCTCCGCTCCCGCCTGACATGGCAGCACACCATCGTCATCGAGGAGAACGAGGGTTGGTCCTATAACCACGTCTACGGCGCCGTCAAGGCCTACCTCGCCGCGCACATCGACAACGCCCCCGCCAACATCAGCATGCAGCGCCTGCGGGTCAGCAGCGCCGAGAGCGAGGCCGAGAAGATGATCGTCAGCATGGAGGCGGGAGAGGAGATGGCCGACGTGTACGAAGGGACGGAGTTCAAGTGGTGCCTCGTCACCCGTGAGGTCAAGGGCGACCCAAATGGGAACGGCGGCGCACGGGAGGTGAGGTCCTATGAGGTGAGCTTCCACAAGAGGCACAAGGAGAAGGCCTTGAAGGAGTACCTCCCATTCATCGTCGCCAAGgccaaggccatcaaggatggGGAGAGGAGCCTCAGCATTTACATGAACGAGTACTCCGATGAGTGGAACCCCATGGAGCTCCAGCACCCGTCAACATTCGAGACCCTGGCCATGGaccagaagcagaagcagtccatcATCGACGACCTTGACAGGTTCATCAAGAGGAAGGATTACTATAGGAGGATCGGTAAGGCATGGAAGCGAGGGTACCTGCTGTACGGTCCACCGGGTACCGGCAAGTCCAGCCTCATCGCCGCCATAGCCAACCACCTCAGGTTCGACATATACGACCTCGAGCTGACTGGGGTGGATTCCAACTCAGACCTCAGGCGGCTTCTTGTTGGCATGACCAACCGATCCATTCTTGTGGTTGAAGACATCGACTGCACCATCGAACTGAAGCAAAGAGAGGATCAGGATGAAGACGAGGAACATGCCAAGTCCAATTCTACAGAAAAAAAGAAGGCAGAAGACAAGGTAACGCTATCTGGGCTGCTCAATTTTGTTGATGGCTTGTGGTCGACAACTGGGGAAGAAAGGATCATCATCTTCACAACCAACTACAAGGAGCGTCTCGACCCAGCACTTCTGCGGCCTGGCAGGATGGACATGCACATCCACATGGGGTACTGCACCCCGGAGGCTTTCCGGATCCTTGCTAATAACTACCACGCCATTGACTCTCATGCCACGTATCCAGATATTGAGGAGCTGATCAAGGAGGTGAGTGTGACGCCTGCAGAGGTCGCCGAGGTTCTGATGAGGAATGACGACACTGATGTCGCGCTCGATGATCTTGTCAAGCTCCTAAACAGAAAGAAGATAGATGCTGCCAATGAGATAAAGACTGAAGACAAGCAGGTCGATGAGAAGAAAGAGGGTGTTGAGATCAAGACTGAAAACCAGCAGGTGGATGTGAAGAAAGATGCCAATGAGATCAAAACTGAAAGTGTGCAGGTGGAGAAGAAAGATGACAAAGAGGTAGTGGTCAAGATCGATTCCACAGAAGAGTGGAGCGGTTAGGTGCTGGAAGCTAACACTGACCAAAGAGTGTGCCTACCATGTAGATTGGTCCTACGGGAGATCCATTGCAAAATATGTGATCATTTTGACTAATAATAACACTGCATTTTTAGAGCAGTGATCGAGGTGCATTGTAAGTACTGTTGCAACAAGAAGTTATATATATGCAAGAAGACATCTTCTATGGAGTATAAGATTATTGGCTGGCAGAGCCAACTACAGAAACTAGGACCTAGAACCAAACGCAGCCACTTGTCATGTAGTTTGTCCATTATGCTGTCTCATTCACTCAACATTCGATATTAAAATCCCCGGGAAAAATTATCATCTCCAAATCCTCGCACGGTGCTTTCCGTCAGTTACTTTGCACGAAATTTAAGCAGGCTAAGGGCTGTGATTAGATGAACTAATCCACTGTTTTTGTCTAATAAGAAGGTAGTGTGTTCATTAATCTGATCGCTCTCCCCAAACAGATACCAGTAATAATAGCCAGCCACTATTCACGCCTAACATAGGGCACATCATTTTTTCCAGCCACACCCTATAATAATAAATATAATAATTCTGACAACCTCACCTGACAACGACGTCGACCAGTCTTCCTCCGTCCGTCCACATGAGCATGGAATTTCAGCGGCAGCCAACTCAGAATGGAACGGAACACACCGACCTGAGCACAAGTGGGAGCAGAAGAATCAGTAGGCCTCAGGAAACCTTGTTCTTCTACACTTTCCGAGAAAACTGATTAATTAGCTTCCAGGAAACTTGCCACGCACAACTCTCATTCTTTCTCTTGGCAAAAAGTGGTACAGTTCCTGATCAAACTTGCATGCCAAGGAAGCAAAGTGGCATCGCTTTCCGCCAGAGCTTTATGAATCTGGAGCTCCATCTGAAATGAACCCTTTGTTTAGGAAAGAAATAATAATCAGAACCAGCTCCAAAACGTGTGATTCAGAAGGTCAAAGTGCACATTAATTTAGCACAGAAATCCATGCCAGGAAAACAAATGTAAAACGTCACCAATCAAGAACATGTTAAGCGACGATGGCGTGTGCCTGATCGAGAAAATCGTATGTTAGCAAAGTGCCGGTTACAGTGTATCAACAATCGAGTACCATATATATATGGAGATTCTAGGGGGGAACTGCTAGTAATGTGATGTTATCTTTTGCTCAGTAATTAATTAGCACAGGACCATGTAAGCCCCAGAGGTGGATTCCAACTCAGACCTCAGGCGGCTTCTTGTTGGCATGACCAACCGATCCATTCTTGTGGTTGACGACATTGACTGCACCATCGAACTGAAGCAAAGGGAGGATCAGGATGAAGACAAGGAACATGCCAAGTCCAATTCTACAGAAAAAAAAGAAGTCAGAAGACAAGGTAACATTATCTGGGCTCCTCAATTTTTTTGATGGCTTGTGGTCGACAACTGGAGAAGAAAGGATCATCATCTTCACAACCAACTACAAGGAGTGTCTCGACCCAGCACTTCTGCGGCCTGGCAGGATGGACATGCACATCCACATGGGGTACTGCACCCCGGAGGCTTTCCGGATCCTTGCCAATAACTGCCACACCATCGACTCTGATGCCACGTATCCAGAGATTGAGGAGCTGATCAAGGAGGTGACTGTGACGGCCTGCAGAGGTCGCCGAAGTTCTGATGAGGAATGACAACACTGATGCCGCGCTTGGTGATCTTGCCAAGCTCCTAAACTCAAAGAAGAAAAATGCTGCCAGTGAGATCAAGACTGAGGACAAGCGGGTGGACGAGAAGACAGATGGTGATGAGATCAAGACTGAAGACGTGGATGAGAAGAAAGATGCCAATGAGATCAAAACTAAGACTGTTCAGGGGGAGCAGAAGATGCCAGAGGCGGTGCTGAAGAAAGATTCCATAGAAGACGGAAGCAGCTAGGAGTGCGGAAGCGAACAATGACCAAAGAATGAGCATACCATGTAGATAGGTCCTACAGGAGATCCATCGCAAAATATGTTATCATTTTGACAATTAATAACATTGCTTTTTTAGAGCAGTGAGGCGCACTTAACAGTGTGCTTCTAAATAATTTTGTAAGTACTGTTACAAAAAATAAGTAACATATGTACAACAAGACATCTTCTATAAGACATTGCCAGCCAACTTCAGAAACTAGGATCTAGCCACTTCTCGCGTAGTTTGTCCATTGTATGGTCTCGAAAATTTTCTATCATTCATTTATATTCACCCAGCATTAGGAATTTAAATACATGGGAAAAATGATCTTTTCTGAATCCTCAGATAGCTCTGAAGCATCGGATGAATgaatttgaaacaaacaaaaaaaatagCTGAAATCAAACTCTACTGGTGTACCTACGTCCAAAGTCCTCAATACATGGTCTCAGCATCACTATTCAGTACCTCGAATCCGTATTCCCTTATTGACTACCGAGTAGAGAGATTAGACACTGTGTGACCCTAACACTCACCACCtgttatgtggctgctagggtttggagGGAGAGAAAGGGCTgcgagaaggccggccgggggccttttGCCCACGGTTGGTGGCAAGAGGGAAgagatttccttcttaattcttgcttgattagattgatacgtctcctctccttatatagagaggtttacttgacccctaagcaagcGACCCTTATCTCTAATTAACCCTAAGACTAATGGGCTATACCGCCAGCCCAGGCCCATTACGTACTCTAACACTACACCCCACCTGGACATGCAGCTCTGATACCAAGTTGTTAAGGTGCTGCTAGAGGGATGGCGCGAGAGGACCGGCCGGGGGCCTTGCCCACGGCcggtggcaagagggaagggatttccctcttaattcttgcttgattagattgatacgtctcctctccttatatagagaggtttacttgacccctaagcaaacgaCCCTTATCTCTAATTAACCCTAAGACTAACGGGCTATACCGCCAGCCCAAGCCCATTACGTACTCTAACACCACCCCTGCCGGCTGAGGCAAATGAACTAACAAGGCAAGCCAATTGCAACCAATAGCCCACACACAAATATAATTACCAGCTAGAATCACGAGATCATGGAGAAAACAAGCAGCTAGAATCACGAGATCATGGAGAAAACAAGGCAAAAACAAATTTGGCACTCAAGAGTAAACAGGAACACCTCTATATGTCCaactagttgatagtgtttagacAGATATAAATTATGGGTAGGACACACTCAATAATGTTCTTCAAGAAATGCAGCAGATTGACATatagtcccccccccccccccatctaTGAAGTGAGCAGAGTAGAAGATCAGATGCGTAAAAGTCTACAAGATAACTTACATGCCAGCACATTGAAAGCTGAGTATTTTGCTGTGCCGCTATCTGCAAGATAACAATGGAATAGCTCATAAGATATAACAATTCAAATCTTCATAATTCTGAGAAAAGTTGGAGCAACATAGAGGACAGTGATATCAGAAACCCCAAGACAAATTAAACATTTAAGCTAATAAGGAGAGCAAGTGTATTGTTAGGTTCTTCCAGGTATCCCCTGAACAAGACATCAGAAAGACATTATTAACCACAGTACAGTAGACACCATTTGtgcaacaaaatacaaaaatgaatttcaaagatAGTTGAACATATTGTTACTCCAGAAAGATGAGTCAGCGAAGTTAACCTTAGCAATTTGGCGACATAATTAAGTGCCCAGCAGAGCAAATGTAGTGCAGCAACTATTACAAAAGGAAACCAGATCTTGCAATAaatatactccctctgtcccaaatTAGATGTCCCAGATTTGTCTAGATTCAAATGTATTTATACACTAAAACACGCCTAGATACATGCATATCTAGACAAATCTGCACAAGTAATTCGGGACAGAGGGACTATAAAAGCAACAGACCACTGAGATCAGAATCATGAACTTGCAAGAGAAAAGCTGCAGGAGATCAGAATCATTAAGGGGACATTAAGTGGATAAATCCAAAGTTTCCAGGTAGACAGCGACCAACACTTAACTGTTTACAGGTTTGTTCCAttcttttggtttctttgataagAAAAGAAAATCTGACTAATGTCATGCGGAAAAATCCATGAAAAAAGATGAATGGGTAGGTAACAGAACAAAAATGTCAATAGAAAGAATTGTCATGTCATTTCGACTTTGAGAAGATGTCTGGTACA
This Lolium perenne isolate Kyuss_39 chromosome 1, Kyuss_2.0, whole genome shotgun sequence DNA region includes the following protein-coding sequences:
- the LOC127327848 gene encoding AAA-ATPase At3g50940, producing MASYDKTIATAASLAASLMLVRGLANELLPSEVREALSDLLASLRSRLTWQHTIVIEENEGWSYNHVYGAVKAYLAAHIDNAPANISMQRLRVSSAESEAEKMIVSMEAGEEMADVYEGTEFKWCLVTREVKGDPNGNGGAREVRSYEVSFHKRHKEKALKEYLPFIVAKAKAIKDGERSLSIYMNEYSDEWNPMELQHPSTFETLAMDQKQKQSIIDDLDRFIKRKDYYRRIGKAWKRGYLLYGPPGTGKSSLIAAIANHLRFDIYDLELTGVDSNSDLRRLLVGMTNRSILVVEDIDCTIELKQREDQDEDEEHAKSNSTEKKKAEDKVTLSGLLNFVDGLWSTTGEERIIIFTTNYKERLDPALLRPGRMDMHIHMGYCTPEAFRILANNYHAIDSHATYPDIEELIKEVSVTPAEVAEVLMRNDDTDVALDDLVKLLNRKKIDAANEIKTEDKQVDEKKEGVEIKTENQQVDVKKDANEIKTESVQVEKKDDKEVVVKIDSTEEWSG